From the Thermococcus sp. 18S1 genome, one window contains:
- a CDS encoding peroxiredoxin, translating into MEIGEYAPDFVLKDQNGEDFRLSDFRGKKVLLSFHPLAWTGICEKQMKALEENHERFESLNVVPVGISVDAVPSKKAWAEHIGLKKLRILSDFWPHAEVAKLYGLFREKEGFSERANVLIDEDGKVLFFKVYPIREVPDLEEIFKLLEGG; encoded by the coding sequence ATTGGAGAATATGCCCCGGATTTCGTTCTGAAGGATCAGAACGGAGAGGATTTCAGACTGAGCGATTTCAGAGGGAAGAAGGTTCTGCTGTCCTTCCACCCGCTTGCCTGGACGGGGATATGCGAGAAGCAGATGAAGGCGCTTGAGGAAAACCATGAACGCTTTGAGAGCCTGAACGTCGTTCCCGTCGGGATAAGCGTCGATGCCGTGCCGAGCAAGAAGGCCTGGGCCGAGCATATCGGCCTCAAGAAGCTCAGGATTCTGAGCGATTTCTGGCCGCATGCGGAGGTTGCGAAGCTCTACGGCCTGTTCCGTGAAAAGGAGGGCTTTTCAGAGAGGGCAAACGTCCTCATAGACGAAGACGGAAAGGTTCTCTTCTTCAAGGTCTATCCGATAAGGGAAGTGCCCGACCTGGAGGAGATATTCAAGCTTTTGGAGGGAGGGTGA